The Chionomys nivalis chromosome 1, mChiNiv1.1, whole genome shotgun sequence sequence CTAATTTAGTTGTTGTATGACTGTATTTAAgcaatttagaaattaaaatgtcaAGGCCATTTGACAGACAAACTTGCACTTAGGcccaattttttaaagaatgtagaTTATTTAATAATGCTATTtatttttccccgagacagggtttctctgtagctttggagcctgtcccggaattccctttgtagaccaggctggcctcgaactcacagagatcggcctgcctctgcctcccaagtgctgggattaaaggcatgcgctatttaagttttaaaatttcaaagataaactTGACCACCAATGAATAGAAAAGTACCCTTTTATTGAGGTAAGACAAGTGTATTTACAATACGCCATTGTTAGAGTATATAATTTGACCATGAGACTTCTAAAGCAGCTGAATTCCAGAGAACTGTAAGGGGAAACATTGCAGGCATGTTTCTGTTACAGAAGGTACATTTGAACATGACAGAAACACTTAAGGCTGAGTACTGGAACTTTTCCTCCATCTGGGGAATAAtcaaagggttttgttttgtttttgtcacaaAGACGGAGGCTGATTTTAGAAGGGGTGGGTGAGGGAACCCTCAACAAGAGGGCTTACAGAAGTCAAAAGGctggttttttaaaaacagagccTCTTCAAGGTTCTGACTAAGAAGTGCAGTTTTGGTGAGCATTCCAGTTCCACTGCAGACTGACCTGAAACGGAAAGCCATCCCAGCCCTCTGCCTTACCAGAGCTTCTCACatcttctcaggttcagtgttttCTAAAACCAGAACGCTGAAAGGGGATGTTTGCTGTAGTGCAAAAACCACTTTGATAGGGTCATGTCTACGTAGATTTAAATGGCAGACTCCTAACAGTGACACCTATAGCCACTGTAAATCACATAGGCAAAGCATGTAAGTCTACAGGGCACCCCACACAAGTTAGTTCTCAAAGCATAGCATTGAATTCCAGGAAGGTGACTTTTTGATGAACATCAGACAACGCCAGGTCTTTTATTATATCCCATGAGCTATTGAGGTAGGATTCTCCACTTATCGAGCTttcacaggttacaccataaggTCAGATGCCAAGTACCAAACACGACAGTAATCCACAAGAATGAACCATCTCACTACAAACCAGTCCTTCCTTCTGCAGACCGGCAAGGCTGGGGATTCTCCTGGCaccaagaaatttaaaaacaacaaacattgtaactgtaatgTCTTGTAGAAATGGtttgtaaataaatacaatttcaatTATGATTTTCTGCATCAAAAAGCTTTGAGACTGCTAAAAATAAATAGTGCAATCATTAGTGGTAAGATAAGTAGTAGTGCGTCTGAGGAAGTGCTCCCATGTCCAACAGGAAAACTACTgccctggggaaggaaggaaaccatgGTTGCTCCTCTTGGCAGACTAGCAACAGAAGGGAATGAATGACAAGATTGCCCCAAGTCAGCATCACACATCTGAGGAACCATGGCGAGTTTAGTTATGATGTAATAGTTTTTGCATGTCACTGGGGGCATCTTCTCTCCTAACTCAAGATGGAGAACATTGCAGGAAGCAGATGAGGTGCATGCTCATTTTTGGATGTTACAATAAAGCTGAAAATCATGTTACAACAAGAGGAAAATCACAATGAAATAAACAGCACTCTTCACAGTCACAGAATCAAGCTCTTGACATGCTACAGACTTTCAGTGTCACAAGGTATGGAACCAAGGTGGGAAACTGTGAGCACATGTCCTAAGAACACAGCAGGAGGAACTACAGCATGACATGGGAGCATCTGCTGTGCATCACTTAAGATCTCAAAATCTGACCCCAACACCCTCGATAGAGACTACTCCAGTTAGAATGCCGTGCTTGGCGTCTGCGTGCAGCAGATTGTATGAACACACCCAGGCCACACTCAAGAGATCTGCGCATCCAGAGTGTTGTAGAGTCAAGAAAGCACTTGGTCAGCTATGACTGAAGAAGTAACAGCTCAGAATGACCTCTGCGTATCCCCAAAAGGAATATCTTTTAGTTTTGGATTTTTATCTGGCTCCAAAATATAAAGATTCAAAAGGatcataaaagttttattttcatgtttacaAAAAAAGTGATTCACACATGAAATTGGGCTTTCCCTGGGCTGATACATGGAGACGACATAATCTAATCCAATTCAGGCATCATTATTGGTGACCCAGCACACCTAGAAACAGCTGGGCCATCAAAATagacattataaaaaaaaaaaatcaaatgcctATCTGTGTTCCTGAATcttctaaaacaaagaaaagtaacaGACACCATGGTTCTCTATAAATGGCTGTTTCCCACATTGCAGCAAAACTAAGAAACAGCCTTCAAGTCACTAAGCATTGTCAAGGCTTCATCCTCTCCAGCCACGGATCTCAGATAGCCTGACCACAAGCCTGCTGTCACTGCTTCTTCGGTAACTGTTGGAACTTTGAAGGGTGTATGTTTTAGACTTCTGGAAGGATTTTACAAGCTAGTTTGTGAAACTTAACTTTGTGCTGGATATTCTTCAAAGGGTTTTATAAATAGTATAGCATTTAAAGTCTTCAGTTCCCTCGCTGTTATACCATATTGTTGCTTTCTCCAACTTTATCTACAAACTGTaaggagaagaaagacaaaattaaagGGAGCTCAGGCATCGTATAGCTGAATCAACACTAAATGCTGGTTAAAAACATCCAACTTTATAAGACTCGCGGGAAGTCAAGGCATGACTGATAGTGGTTAACTGGATGGTGTCCACCACCATCTTCTTAGGTGTGTATAAAATTGACTTTTCTAAAAGTTGCTTTTGCATGACATGTGATACACAAGAATTTAAGGGTGAAACATGAAAAATGCCACACAATGAATAAAGTAACGTATAAAATGACACTGACACTGCTAGCTCAACGAAAAGACTGAAATGCCAGCCACTCATGCATTAATGAACCCAATAAGATATTTCCACTGACCATTCCTGTGGATCTTCTGGGCCTATGTGGTCTTTGGACAAACAGATTTAACTCAATTAAGTTCAGTAATAAACAACAACTATCAACTAAAATATGTTAAATGAGCATTCTGGACATCATACTGAAGGGGGCAAAGACACTGAGACATTCAGTGTTGCCAACATAAATTTATAACTGTCAAATATGAACTTCAACGAACAGTCATGTAAATGGTTATTGACTTCAGTTACTTCATCCCAAATAGAAACAGTTTGTCTTTGGCATCCCAGATGGTGATGTACAGCTTGCAACAGTGTATATAATCATGGCAATGCTGCAAGGTAGGGCTCTGCCCAGTTCTAGCCAGCAGGGTCTTTGTACTCACTTTCCACATCTGTTGCCTAGGTACTGACTAGAGACCCCTACTGTGCTGGTTGAGCAATTACACAATTACTACCGAACTCATAACCATGGACACAATAAGCTACAACTACAGGTCTTAGTAAATTCAAATGCCATTCTctatataaacaatattaaactgAGTTTGGTAATAAGGATAAATGGAGCCGGGGTCCACTCCACCCCAAGCAAGGTACCAACCTTTGAAATGATTGTAAACAGGTGTCTGACAGTATTTGTGGATTCACTAGAACCATAtatttcagtggttaaaaaaaattagtctgTGCCAGGGTGCTCTGCCTCTAAGACTGACCTGGTATGGAAAGGACTGGCCTTACAGTGGTGTTCGTTTTCCTGGAAGTACTCGTTAGCTGAGAACTTGGCCAACATTGTGGCCCACCCTGCAGACCAATGGGCTTAACTACTTTTGTACTTCAACCTAGTTGTTTCTTTCCATATTTTAGGTTTACTTAGTTTTCAGACTAAGAAGATGGCTAAAAAGAAGTCATTTAGAGTTGTCATGAGAAAGACTAGGTCTCTGGGGTCAGTTAAATATTATTATCCTTCATTCAGAGACTTGGGAAAAATGGTTGGCATTTCTATTATGAATGGCAGATGTTATGCTGGACCCCAGGGAAGCATGACTAGTAGCCATCTATCTATTTCTACTGAAGGACTCTGATCACAGCTCTGGAGCTTTCCTCTTAATGATTAAATCAGGTAAATGCTACGATAGAGGTGTGTATAGGGAAGGCATGCAAAGCCATCCTGAGTCTGCCATAGGGAGTTGGGAAGGCAGGTAAATCCTGAGAGGGTTTGGAGATCCCACAATAGATGGAGCCTCAGATGTGTCCACAGAATGCACCCTGAATGCAGGAAGGGTTTCACTTATCAATCAGAGTAAcaccaaaaatagaaaataatactgAAAATAGCATGTTCAAGCAAAATGTCAGGTTTCACAGATCTATAAACGATTAATTTCTGGTTTTCACGGGAACCAGAATCCATATGACACAATCATCTATATCATAATGACTTAATCACATCAATGAGTCAAGCTCCAAGTAAAAAGGCATCACAATCTATTTATTCAGTCGGATGTATTGCTAAACATTGAATACATACCGATCTGATTCCAGGTAGATTTAGGAGGGATCCTAGGACAGGCACTCTTCTGATAAAGCCAACGACCACAGGAAAGAAGCCCCTGGGAGGCAGAAAACAAGGTTGTTAGACTTCAGTGCTTTCTACCAGGAGGACCCGCCAGCCAGGGGAAACAGCAACTTCAGTCACCAGTTACAACAAATGCAGCTAACAATTTGATTACTGCTAAAATGGTGCCCAGAGTACAATGGGACTTGGCTGTGCTGTGATCAGACCATGGGCTTTCTGTTCCACCGCTGAAGACGGGTGTTGGGGAAGGGGGTAAGCAGAAGAAATGAGCTGCTGAGACTGTATGCACAAAACCATCAATCCAACACCAACAGAACACCTAGCAGAGGGTACTTCTCTCAGCTTGCCAGTTTTTGGTGTGGATACACGCCCACAGAAGCGACAAAGCCTCTAATTAGCTTATCTGTGAGTCAGTGAGGACACTTCTAAGCTGAACAGTTTAAGAACACACAAGAAATAACATGTACCTGGTTCTTAAAATGAGTTCACAGGGACGAGAATACAAGACAGAGGTCAGGAGCTGCCAGTTTCATCTCTGAGCCCACAGGAAGGGAACTGAACACAACCCAGAGGAAGAGCTCTTACAGTCCAACTAGGCACATGTTTCAGAGATATACTTTCTTAGCAGTATTAAGTTCAAATGgatgtttttaaaagtatctttaaaaacacaaacgtGACTTCACACGTTGCTGAGGGTTTCATGTATTTGGAGAAAGAACAACAAACACTCTTAGCTCTAGATCTCAAGCCAAGACcctctcagaaaaaacaaaactcagcagAAGCACAAGGGTTTTACCAGAAGCCCCTTTAAACCACGAAGCTAAGGTATTAGTGCAATTCACCAATACAACAATGACAGTCCTTCTATAATGGCATCAAGGGCCAACCTGGGCCATTTAACTTCACTGCTGGAGACTGCAGCTGCCAGCACCCACTCAGTCTCTCACGTTCTCAACTTTTCTTTTGTAAGATGCATTTACCGAGAGCCGCCCTTCCTTCCTTGGCCCAGTGACTCTTACTCTTAACTCCTCTctgccctctttttctttttcccacttCAATGGCAGCAGTTAGTGTTTAACTGCCTAACTTTATACTGGGTACCAAGTCTGAGCTCTTTAACTATTTTTCCTGCCTCCAGTTGTTCTTTCTGAAATGCACCCTCAAATTTTTCTTGTATTGATGCGTTTTTGGGCACGTGGCACATACTATGACATATGTGGAGCTCAGACCACAACTTATAGGAGTAAGTTCTCTAACTCTGCCATGTAGGTCCTCGGCATCCAACTCAGCTCTGTCTTCAGGCTTAGTGTCAAACACCTTTAGCCACTGGGTGATCTCACTGTACATATCATTCTGACCATAGAGCAGTCTCCCTAAAGATGCCTATCTGGCTCAACTCATTTCTGGCTTAAAAATCTTTGTGTCCCTGCCTCTCTGTTGCAGACATGGCTCCTtagtgtagcatgattaatacaaacccagagacagatactgaggttcaacctgaaagtcagaaaagtaaaacagccagtcaccggctcttacctctatctcagtctgaaatgcgaatcctgcctccaggaatctcagaatgagaatgaCAGAGTTGTCTCCtaccgttttataatcctctctagggctgggattaaagctgtgcaccactactgccggtttctatggcaaactagtgtggccaccgggattaaaggtgtgtgtcaccactgcctggtctataaggctgatcagtggagctgttttactctctgatcttcaggcaagctttatttattaaaatacaaatgaagtatcactacacttcccctttttgtcttaaataacaaaacatcttagtctaaaTCTGACAATAAGCAATTCGTTCAGAAAGGTTTGTAGCCAaagagtgctgtaattaatacagttttcgtgtgattattcaggtttgggCGACTGTGAAATAAATGGGCAGTCTGTCTGCAGGCCCAGTCCATGGTGGATAGTGCGATTCCTGGGccgctggtcctgggttctataagaaggtgcaTTGAGCAAGCCAAGgaaagcaagccagaaagcagctcccctccatggtttctgcaccagctcctgtTTCTGGGATCCTgctctgctttgagttcctgtcttgacctccttcagtgatgaacagcaatgctgtaGTATAAGCCTAATAATAAACCCTTCCCGCCCAACTTGATCTTTAGTCATGGTCTTTCATCGTAGCCacagaaccctaactaagacaaactgGTACCAGGAGTGGGTACCTGATCATATGTTTGAGAGGATTGTGAAAGGACCCAAGTCCTTAGGAAGAATCCAGATGATCATGAGTAGATCCCAGATATTAGACAGTTGgaattctgttttgctttgatttgattgtaactgtgctaatttttttccctcttgaagaAAGAAGGTATTTTATTAGAGCCCACAGTTGGGAGACTTGGATTTTAAAacactttgtatttttaaagagattggctattttaaaggaactttatatattttaaatatgtttgaatttataaagactgtgggacttttaaagttatttaagaTCTTGGAGATGAGTAAGAAAGAACAGTGAcgtgtttgtgtgtcaagctgacaaggggTCAGTGGTGCTGGGTGGTTCTGTgtgtcaacttgccacaagctAGAGTCTATTACCTTACCCAGGCAGTCATTtacattttggaaacattttttaTATTGGCTGACCTAAATTAAAAAACTCAGTCTACACAGCAGTCATTCAGGAAGTGATCTCTCATGTTAGCCCAACTACCCAGAGCTCTGCAATAGTTACCCGACACACTGGCtcattaaaagagaagaaaataatggcCTAcctgaacaaaagaaagaatccaTAAATTTCGAAGATCATGCCTATCAAAGGCCAACCAATAAGAACCACGAACACACCACCCAGGAAAAATCCAGTGGccttcactttttgtttttggaaGAAGAATCTGAATGTTCTTTCTAGACCAATTACAAAAGCCAAGCCAGCCACAAACAGAACCTAGGAGAGAAAGACAACGCAACACAGAAAATGGGTTAAACACCTCATAAAGTGAAGAGCAAGGGGATGAAGCAGTTTGCTTGACATCTGCTATGTCCACTGCCAGAGTCCTGGGTGTACGCCCTGTGACAAAGCCAGGCGAGGGGCGCACATGCTGGAAGTCCTGGCTATCTTCACTGGCCTCATTCTTTGTCTAATCCCATGCAATGGAGAAAGATGATGAAATGGGACAGAGGGACGCCCATCTGCAGCAATTCCTTAGCTTTGCTGGGTAGgcaaggaaatggctcagtcaagCAGATAGCTGGTAAGGCCTGGATGGCCAGCTTGTTTTAATTTGCTACTGAATGTAGTCCTCGATTCTGCAAGTCACCTTGGGGTGTAGGGGTTTCTATGGGTGGGTGATTTGGGTGGTGGCTATGCAGAGGATCAGTGCAAAGCCAGGGAGAAGAGCCCAGCAGCAgaagacacatacacatggataAGAAATAGTGTATGAAATACTTCCCCCCACTAGCTTTCCTCAGGAAAAGTACTCTTTACCAATACACACCAGGCCCACCTGTTAAGTACCACATTCCTAGACAACAGCGCTATTTACACAACCAGATGAAAATATTAACTTTgctatcctttctcttttctattaaaGTAGGCCACAGACTCCAAAATCATCTCAACATTGTTCAGTAACTTTTCTACCTTCTCACAAGAGGCATTCCTTCCTCCTGGAACCTGACACATCGATAGGGAGTACACAGCAAGCAAGCAAAGTGCATCCTTCTACTGAAGTCAGGAACACCTCAAACAAGTACTCAAAGTTACATTGATGTATTCACTTGTTTACCTGCATGTGGGcagtgtgtggaggttagaggaagGTATCTTCAAGGAGTTCATTCTCTTCTTCTatcatgtaggttccagggatagGTTGGTGGCAAgcccttttacccactgaaccacgtCATGACAAAAGATGTACTTTAAAAGTTTTTAGGTTATTAAAAATTTGCTTATTCGATTTAATCACATGCACAGTGTGACTAAATTGAAAATAGTTTGGTAAATTTACTAGACAAGACGTTAGCAAgtcatctttctcttctttactttttgagatagcaCCTTGCTCTGTAGcaccaggctagctttaaacttgtggcaatcttcctgccttggttttCTACACGCTGAGCTTACAggtctgagccaccatgcctggctagatcTTCTGACTCCAATTCCTATTCAGGGGTAGCAGTCACTTAACTTTAATCCAATGTAAATCACACCACAAACACTTAAGAGTGATTGATCAAGTAAGAACCTTTTAAGTTAATCTTCCATTCACACAAAAAGCTGATGGGGTTCACTGCTGTTGCAAACAGTGAACCTAACAGTCAAGCAAGAAGTCACTAACAGATAAAACTGTTTGATGAATTTAAAAACTTACATTTCCAATAGCCAGCAGTGCTTTGTCAAAAAAGAGAATCATTCCAAAGAACAGGAAAAACACTCCAAATCCT is a genomic window containing:
- the Golt1b gene encoding vesicle transport protein GOT1B isoform X1; the encoded protein is MISLTDTQKIGMGLTGFGVFFLFFGMILFFDKALLAIGNVLFVAGLAFVIGLERTFRFFFQKQKVKATGFFLGGVFVVLIGWPLIGMIFEIYGFFLLFRGFFPVVVGFIRRVPVLGSLLNLPGIRSFVDKVGESNNMV
- the Golt1b gene encoding vesicle transport protein GOT1B isoform X2 translates to MISLTDTQKIGMGLTGFGVFFLFFGMILFFDKALLAIGNVLFVAGLAFVIGLERTFRFFFQKQKVKATGFFLGGVFVVLIGWPLIGMIFEIYGFFLLFRGFFPVVVGFIRRVPVLGSLLNLPGIRSTT